Proteins from a genomic interval of Streptomyces sp. NBC_01445:
- a CDS encoding SDR family NAD(P)-dependent oxidoreductase: MSDSSTAQHKIGSGFGARSSADDVLAGIDLTGRLALVTGGYSGIGAETTRALAKAGARVVVPARRVGAAQENLAGIDGVEVEEMDLGDLDSVRAFAERFLATGRPLDIVIDSAGIMACPETRVGPGWEAQFATNHLGHFALINRLWPALEPGGARVVSVSSTGHHASGIRWDDVHWRHGYDKWEAYGQAKTANALFAVELDRRGQRRGVRAFSLHPGGILTPLQRHLPRQEMVERGWIDEDGNLLHPDAFKTPQQGAATQVWAATSPQLDGMGGVYLEDCDIAEPAPADGSRVGVKEWATDPEQAARLWALSAELTGVDAFAA, from the coding sequence ATGAGCGACAGCAGCACAGCGCAGCACAAGATCGGTTCGGGTTTCGGCGCCCGGAGCTCCGCCGACGATGTCCTCGCGGGCATCGATCTCACGGGCCGGCTCGCCCTGGTGACGGGCGGATACTCGGGCATCGGCGCCGAGACCACACGCGCACTGGCGAAGGCCGGCGCACGGGTCGTGGTCCCGGCCCGCCGGGTCGGCGCGGCACAGGAGAACCTGGCCGGGATCGACGGTGTCGAGGTGGAAGAAATGGACCTCGGTGACCTGGACAGCGTGCGCGCCTTCGCCGAGCGTTTCCTTGCCACGGGCCGGCCCCTGGACATCGTCATCGACAGCGCGGGGATCATGGCCTGCCCCGAGACCCGAGTCGGGCCGGGCTGGGAGGCCCAGTTCGCCACCAACCACCTGGGCCACTTCGCCCTCATCAACCGCCTTTGGCCGGCACTCGAGCCGGGCGGCGCCCGCGTTGTCTCGGTCTCGTCGACCGGCCACCACGCCTCGGGTATCCGCTGGGACGACGTGCACTGGCGCCACGGCTACGACAAGTGGGAGGCGTACGGCCAGGCCAAGACGGCGAACGCGCTGTTCGCCGTGGAACTCGACCGCCGCGGCCAGCGTCGGGGCGTGCGGGCCTTCTCGCTGCACCCCGGTGGCATCTTGACGCCCCTTCAGCGGCATCTGCCGAGGCAGGAGATGGTCGAGCGGGGCTGGATCGACGAAGACGGCAACCTGCTCCACCCCGACGCGTTCAAGACGCCGCAGCAGGGCGCGGCCACGCAGGTCTGGGCGGCGACCTCCCCCCAGCTGGACGGCATGGGCGGCGTCTACCTTGAGGACTGCGACATCGCCGAGCCCGCCCCGGCGGACGGCTCCCGGGTCGGCGTCAAGGAGTGGGCCACGGACCCGGAGCAAGCGGCCCGCCTGTGGGCACTGTCCGCCGAACTGACGGGCGTGGACGCGTTCGCCGCCTGA
- a CDS encoding GNAT family N-acetyltransferase, whose amino-acid sequence MLQGVATEDDFTDATVILPVSVRDLLPRDLPRCTWSGSGSHLRSVERELARAASGEVDYLAVCTPEDLPVAIGGIDFQVSEESGFVWQLAVHPALQSRGLGTLLVRAAEQRIRDRGLRRAELAVEENNPRARALYERLGYVAYGRKPDAWDEEGPDGSIRSHETMCVLMRRGL is encoded by the coding sequence ATGCTCCAAGGCGTGGCTACCGAAGACGACTTCACCGACGCAACCGTCATCTTGCCTGTCAGTGTGCGCGATCTGCTGCCACGGGATCTGCCGAGGTGCACTTGGTCCGGCTCGGGCAGCCACCTGCGCAGCGTAGAACGAGAGCTGGCTCGCGCTGCGTCGGGCGAGGTGGACTACCTGGCTGTATGCACTCCCGAGGACCTGCCGGTGGCGATCGGCGGCATCGACTTCCAGGTCTCCGAGGAGTCCGGATTCGTGTGGCAGCTCGCCGTGCACCCGGCGCTGCAGTCCCGCGGCCTGGGAACGCTGCTCGTCCGCGCTGCCGAACAGCGGATCCGGGACCGCGGGCTGCGCAGGGCCGAACTCGCAGTGGAGGAAAACAACCCCCGGGCCCGCGCCCTGTACGAACGCCTGGGCTACGTCGCGTACGGCCGCAAACCGGACGCCTGGGACGAGGAAGGGCCCGACGGGTCTATCCGTAGCCACGAGACGATGTGCGTTCTCATGCGAAGGGGCCTTTGA
- a CDS encoding sodium-dependent transporter, with translation MRRRLGRGVVLSYAAALLLPGPGLWLRRAHSLPLGAADRLSLSTAPLLLSLVLFSAGLQVPVRTLGTLLRRPIALLAGLVLHLAIPLLAIPAVAFVLSRTPDTDGGSGLVTAMILIVAMPVAAGSTVWTGKGGGDQPTMVGLVLASTLLSPLTIPLVTSALVPLLGGGYADRLTRALHAGDGGFALVGVVLPCTAGILCRLALPAPWLRRVVGIGVPIALVGSLLLTYVNACGALGSFLAHPRPLLLAAALAVAAGVCLLSFMVGRGAARLLGLDAPAASSLTLACGMNNSSASAVLITTTLPDKPHLLLPVLAYGLLQKTAAGRVVRRQRLRANVTHPMAHTS, from the coding sequence TTGCGACGCCGACTCGGCCGCGGGGTCGTCCTGTCCTACGCAGCTGCCCTGCTCCTGCCGGGCCCCGGACTGTGGCTGCGCCGAGCCCACTCGCTGCCCCTCGGCGCGGCAGACCGGCTGTCCTTGAGCACCGCACCGCTCTTGCTCTCTCTGGTGCTCTTCTCGGCCGGACTCCAGGTTCCGGTACGCACGCTGGGCACCCTGCTGCGCCGTCCGATCGCGCTGCTGGCCGGGCTCGTTCTCCACTTGGCGATTCCGCTGCTGGCCATCCCCGCCGTCGCGTTCGTGCTGAGCCGGACGCCCGACACCGACGGCGGCAGCGGCTTGGTCACCGCGATGATTCTGATCGTGGCCATGCCCGTCGCCGCCGGGTCGACAGTGTGGACCGGGAAGGGAGGCGGCGACCAGCCGACCATGGTCGGGCTCGTCCTCGCGTCCACCCTTCTCAGCCCGCTCACCATTCCTCTGGTCACCAGCGCCCTGGTGCCGCTGCTCGGAGGCGGCTACGCCGACAGACTCACCAGGGCGCTGCACGCCGGCGACGGCGGATTTGCCCTGGTCGGCGTGGTCCTGCCGTGTACAGCAGGCATCCTGTGCCGCCTGGCACTACCGGCGCCGTGGCTGCGCCGGGTGGTCGGCATCGGCGTACCCATTGCCCTGGTCGGCTCACTCCTCCTCACCTACGTCAACGCCTGCGGCGCCCTCGGCTCGTTCCTGGCCCATCCGCGTCCGCTGCTGCTGGCCGCCGCGCTGGCCGTGGCGGCCGGCGTCTGCCTGCTGTCGTTCATGGTCGGCCGCGGAGCCGCACGTCTGCTGGGACTGGACGCTCCCGCGGCATCGTCACTCACGCTCGCCTGCGGCATGAACAACAGCAGCGCGAGCGCGGTCCTGATCACCACCACGCTTCCCGACAAACCGCACCTGCTCCTGCCGGTCCTGGCCTACGGACTGCTGCAGAAGACGGCCGCCGGCCGGGTCGTCCGCAGACAGCGGCTACGCGCCAACGTCACGCACCCCATGGCCCACACCTCCTGA
- a CDS encoding sensor histidine kinase translates to MGPLVARFGRAGVRLRRADQARPWVLDTAVVVLVFLVFCLPDLLHRGVGDSDGPRRFRLAFTQLPTVGMLALQAGLVLPLLWRRRSPAAAFGGVTAVFVLQWSLGAALRADVALFVALYSLALHGRLRQLPWACAVMAGALGLVAARVSSAVPLWDALFFLLSTATAALALGLMIRIRRAQLAGLRDRAARLEIERDQRGRLAVAAERTRVAREMHDIVGHNLSVIITLADAGAYATAVAPERGTEALHLIGDTGRQALGELRRLLGVLREADGPRTEPELSPQPGLADVDALCEGVRAAGLKVIYRTAGDIDALDSGVQLTVYRIVQEALTNALKHAGADARANLAILVEDKRLTITVQDSGPPAPAARRGPANEEGHGLVGMRERAALYGGHINAGPAGAGWAVRAELNLAPQGGAR, encoded by the coding sequence ATGGGCCCGCTCGTCGCTCGGTTCGGCCGGGCCGGCGTGCGGCTACGGCGCGCCGACCAGGCCCGTCCGTGGGTACTCGACACCGCGGTCGTGGTCCTGGTCTTCCTGGTGTTCTGCCTGCCGGACCTGCTGCACAGGGGCGTTGGGGACAGCGACGGCCCGCGCCGGTTCCGCCTGGCGTTCACCCAGCTCCCCACGGTCGGCATGCTGGCCCTGCAGGCCGGATTGGTGCTGCCGCTGTTGTGGCGGCGGCGATCGCCCGCGGCGGCCTTCGGCGGGGTCACGGCCGTGTTCGTCCTGCAGTGGTCTCTCGGTGCCGCACTCCGCGCGGATGTCGCCCTCTTCGTAGCCCTGTACAGCCTGGCCCTGCACGGGAGGCTGCGACAACTGCCGTGGGCGTGCGCGGTCATGGCGGGTGCGCTGGGCCTGGTCGCGGCGCGGGTCTCGTCGGCGGTGCCGCTCTGGGACGCGCTCTTCTTTCTCCTCAGCACGGCGACCGCGGCCCTCGCGCTCGGCCTGATGATCCGGATCCGGCGGGCCCAGCTGGCCGGGCTGCGGGACCGTGCGGCCCGGCTCGAGATCGAACGCGACCAGCGCGGCAGGCTCGCCGTCGCGGCCGAACGGACACGGGTGGCCCGCGAGATGCACGACATCGTCGGACACAACCTGTCAGTCATCATCACACTCGCAGACGCGGGCGCCTACGCCACGGCCGTCGCTCCGGAACGGGGCACGGAGGCCCTGCACCTCATCGGCGACACGGGTCGCCAGGCCCTCGGCGAACTGCGGCGCCTGCTCGGCGTGCTGCGCGAGGCGGACGGCCCGCGCACCGAACCCGAGCTGAGCCCGCAGCCCGGACTCGCGGACGTCGACGCGCTGTGCGAGGGGGTGCGTGCCGCCGGCCTGAAGGTGATCTACCGTACCGCCGGTGACATCGACGCCCTCGACAGTGGCGTGCAGCTGACCGTCTACCGCATCGTGCAGGAGGCCCTGACGAACGCCCTGAAGCACGCGGGCGCCGACGCCCGTGCGAACCTGGCGATCCTCGTCGAGGACAAGCGGCTGACCATCACCGTCCAGGACTCCGGCCCACCCGCTCCGGCCGCCCGGCGGGGACCGGCCAACGAGGAAGGACACGGCCTGGTGGGCATGCGCGAACGAGCGGCTCTCTACGGCGGACACATCAACGCCGGTCCCGCCGGCGCGGGATGGGCCGTGCGGGCCGAACTCAACCTCGCTCCCCAGGGCGGTGCCCGATGA
- a CDS encoding response regulator transcription factor, giving the protein MTTVLVVDDQPLQRYGLRMLLDSVPETEVVGEAAHGADAVRKAAELRPDVVLMDVRMPGMDGIEATRRIVATGDRSRVLVMTTFDLDEYVYAALRAGASGFLLKDARPEELLSGIRAVAVGDAVIAPALTRRLLYEFAQLVPAGANGSAEDSKLSSLTDREREILVAIGKGWTNGEIATRFVLSESTVKTHVGRVLSKIGARDRIQAVIFAYDHGLARPHGG; this is encoded by the coding sequence ATGACCACCGTGCTCGTCGTGGACGATCAGCCCCTCCAGCGGTACGGCCTCCGCATGCTCCTCGACTCCGTGCCCGAGACAGAGGTGGTCGGCGAGGCCGCGCACGGAGCCGACGCCGTGCGCAAGGCCGCCGAACTCCGCCCCGACGTCGTCCTGATGGACGTACGCATGCCGGGCATGGACGGCATCGAGGCCACGCGCCGCATCGTCGCCACGGGCGACCGCTCCCGCGTCCTCGTCATGACCACCTTCGACCTCGACGAGTACGTCTACGCGGCCCTGCGCGCCGGAGCCAGCGGCTTCCTCCTCAAGGACGCCCGTCCCGAGGAACTCCTGTCCGGCATCCGCGCCGTGGCCGTCGGAGACGCGGTGATCGCTCCGGCACTCACGCGCCGCCTGCTGTACGAGTTCGCCCAACTCGTGCCCGCCGGCGCGAACGGATCCGCCGAGGACTCGAAGCTGAGCTCCCTCACCGACCGCGAACGCGAGATCCTCGTAGCCATCGGCAAGGGCTGGACCAACGGCGAGATCGCCACCCGCTTCGTCCTGTCGGAGTCCACGGTCAAGACCCATGTCGGCCGCGTCCTGTCCAAGATCGGCGCCCGCGACCGCATCCAGGCGGTGATCTTCGCCTACGACCACGGCCTGGCCCGGCCCCATGGGGGCTGA
- a CDS encoding ABC transporter permease, whose amino-acid sequence MSTLTATPEIPETPGTDQATQGGPVYRVTGRRVLSSEWAKLWSVRSTWITLGLGLLFLVAFGVIAASHYRSEIGSGRPMERDFDSATAVSLSLFGTNFAQLALGVLGVLVTAGEYSTGMIRSTLAAVPRRLPVLWSKAVVYGLVALVIATFGAFVAFLVGSQIVSGTPAAMGLGHAGVVRSLLGAGLYLGLVGVIGTALGALMRSVAGGISVLVATLMLVPGLISLLPSSWQGDINPYLPSNAGEAMFALTHDSTTLSPTAGLLVFLGWTALALAGAAYRLLRSDV is encoded by the coding sequence ATGAGCACCCTCACGGCAACCCCCGAGATCCCCGAGACCCCCGGGACCGACCAGGCCACTCAGGGCGGGCCCGTCTACCGGGTGACCGGACGGCGTGTGCTGTCCTCGGAGTGGGCCAAACTCTGGTCCGTGCGCTCGACCTGGATCACTCTCGGTCTGGGCCTGCTGTTCCTCGTCGCCTTCGGCGTCATCGCCGCGAGCCACTACAGGTCCGAGATCGGCTCCGGCCGTCCGATGGAACGTGACTTCGACTCCGCGACGGCCGTGAGCCTGTCCCTCTTCGGCACGAACTTCGCCCAACTGGCCCTCGGCGTACTCGGCGTGCTGGTCACGGCGGGCGAGTACTCCACCGGCATGATCCGCTCGACCCTGGCCGCCGTGCCGCGCCGGCTCCCCGTGCTGTGGTCCAAGGCGGTGGTGTACGGGCTGGTCGCGCTCGTGATCGCCACGTTCGGCGCGTTCGTCGCCTTCCTCGTCGGAAGCCAGATCGTCTCCGGCACGCCCGCTGCCATGGGCCTCGGCCACGCCGGCGTCGTACGCAGCCTGCTGGGCGCCGGGCTCTACCTCGGTCTGGTCGGTGTGATCGGCACCGCCCTGGGCGCGCTGATGCGGTCGGTGGCGGGCGGCATCTCGGTCCTGGTCGCCACCCTCATGCTCGTGCCAGGGCTGATCTCCCTGTTGCCCAGTTCGTGGCAGGGCGACATCAACCCGTACCTCCCGAGCAACGCAGGCGAGGCGATGTTCGCCCTGACGCACGACTCCACCACCCTGTCGCCGACCGCGGGGCTCCTGGTCTTCCTCGGCTGGACGGCGCTGGCGCTGGCCGGGGCGGCGTACCGGCTGCTGCGCAGTGACGTCTGA
- a CDS encoding VOC family protein: MEQRVSLITLAVADLGRSRAFYESLGWRGQEVEETIFFQAGGLGLVLCGRDKLALDCGLDSADGTGFGGIVLAHNMRSPKEVDALLTAAQQAGGTITKPARATPYGGYAGCFADPDGHLWEIAHNPGFPLAEDGSLTIPAFGSP, from the coding sequence ATGGAACAACGCGTCAGTCTGATCACCCTGGCTGTTGCCGACCTCGGGCGCTCCCGGGCGTTCTACGAGAGCCTCGGCTGGCGGGGACAAGAGGTCGAAGAGACCATCTTCTTCCAGGCAGGCGGCCTCGGGCTCGTCCTGTGCGGCCGCGACAAGCTCGCACTCGACTGTGGCCTCGACAGCGCTGACGGGACAGGCTTCGGCGGCATCGTCCTGGCGCACAACATGCGCTCCCCGAAGGAGGTGGACGCGCTCCTCACCGCAGCACAGCAAGCCGGAGGCACCATCACCAAGCCGGCCCGGGCAACGCCCTACGGCGGCTACGCGGGGTGCTTCGCCGACCCTGACGGACACCTGTGGGAGATCGCCCACAACCCGGGCTTCCCGCTGGCCGAAGACGGCTCCCTGACCATCCCGGCCTTCGGATCCCCGTAG
- a CDS encoding undecaprenyl-diphosphate phosphatase: MSAISIGQAVILGVVEGVTEFLPVSSTGHLKITEGLMNIPVDDKSVVAFTAVIQVGAIAAVLLYFFKDIVRILGAWGRGLRHRDQRYHHDYKFAWWVIYATIPVVIVGLAAKPLIEGPLASLWVVAGSLIVGSGLMWAADQMGRHKRGEDDTTLKDAMLVGSSQILALLFPGFSRSGATMSTGLILDLDRVAATRLSFFLGIPALTGAGLYELKDAVGAGADTAPLVVGTVVSFVVAYASIAWLLKYVARHSFNAFVIYRVIIGVLLFALLGTGTLNA, translated from the coding sequence GTGAGCGCCATCAGCATCGGACAGGCCGTGATCCTCGGCGTGGTGGAGGGAGTGACGGAGTTTCTGCCCGTCTCCTCCACCGGCCACCTGAAGATCACTGAGGGGCTGATGAACATCCCGGTGGACGACAAGTCCGTCGTCGCGTTCACCGCGGTGATCCAGGTCGGCGCCATCGCCGCAGTACTGCTCTACTTCTTCAAGGACATCGTCCGGATCCTGGGCGCATGGGGACGCGGCCTTCGCCACCGCGACCAGCGCTACCATCACGACTACAAATTCGCCTGGTGGGTCATCTACGCCACCATTCCCGTCGTCATCGTCGGGCTGGCCGCAAAGCCGCTGATCGAGGGCCCGCTCGCCTCGCTCTGGGTCGTTGCCGGATCGTTGATCGTCGGCAGTGGACTGATGTGGGCCGCCGACCAGATGGGCCGGCACAAGCGCGGCGAGGACGACACCACGCTGAAGGACGCCATGCTCGTCGGCTCCTCCCAGATCCTGGCCCTCCTCTTCCCCGGCTTCTCGCGGTCCGGCGCCACCATGTCCACCGGGCTCATCCTCGATCTGGACCGCGTCGCCGCCACGCGCCTTTCCTTCTTCCTCGGCATTCCCGCACTCACCGGCGCCGGCCTGTACGAACTCAAGGACGCCGTCGGAGCCGGTGCGGACACCGCGCCCCTCGTCGTGGGGACCGTGGTCTCCTTCGTCGTGGCGTACGCGTCCATCGCCTGGCTGCTGAAGTACGTGGCCCGGCACAGCTTCAACGCCTTCGTCATCTACCGGGTCATCATCGGCGTACTCCTGTTCGCCCTCCTGGGCACCGGAACCCTCAACGCCTGA
- a CDS encoding ATP-binding cassette domain-containing protein — translation MIDAQQLTKRYGEKTAVDGLDFTVKPGTVTGFLGPNGAGKSTTMRMVIGLDAPTRGSVTVNGHRYARHQAPLQEVGALLEAKSIHPGRSASNHLRALALTHGIPRRRVDEVIELAGLGTVAKKRAGAFSLGMGQRLGIAAALLGDPQTVMLDEPVNGLDPEGVLWIRNLLTSLAAEGRTVFVSSHLMSEVALVADHLIIVGRGQLLADTTVRDLVREAGGDTVKVATQDPATLRDVLSGPGVDVTGSVGSEELQVTGMTAREIGLMAAEHGIPLFELTAKAVSLEEAFMELTRDAVEYHGSTTGADTFGSTT, via the coding sequence ATGATCGACGCACAGCAGCTCACCAAGCGGTACGGGGAGAAGACAGCCGTGGACGGTCTGGACTTCACCGTGAAGCCGGGCACGGTGACCGGCTTCCTGGGACCCAACGGAGCGGGCAAGTCGACGACCATGCGCATGGTCATCGGGCTCGACGCGCCGACGAGGGGGTCCGTGACGGTGAACGGCCACCGCTACGCCCGCCACCAGGCACCCCTGCAGGAGGTCGGAGCGCTTCTGGAGGCCAAGTCGATCCACCCGGGCCGCTCGGCCTCCAACCACCTCCGGGCGCTCGCGCTCACCCACGGCATTCCGCGCCGCCGCGTCGACGAGGTCATCGAACTCGCCGGTCTCGGCACGGTCGCGAAGAAGCGGGCCGGTGCCTTCTCTCTCGGCATGGGGCAGCGGCTCGGCATCGCCGCCGCGCTGCTGGGCGATCCGCAGACGGTGATGCTGGACGAGCCCGTCAACGGTCTGGACCCCGAGGGAGTGCTCTGGATCCGCAATCTGCTGACATCGCTCGCGGCGGAGGGGCGGACGGTGTTCGTCTCCTCGCACCTGATGAGTGAGGTCGCCCTGGTGGCTGACCACCTGATCATCGTCGGCAGGGGACAGCTGCTGGCCGACACGACCGTACGGGACCTTGTCCGCGAGGCGGGCGGTGACACCGTAAAGGTCGCGACGCAGGACCCAGCCACGTTGCGGGACGTGCTGTCCGGGCCTGGTGTGGACGTCACCGGCAGCGTCGGATCCGAGGAACTGCAGGTGACCGGGATGACCGCCCGCGAGATCGGGCTGATGGCGGCCGAGCACGGAATCCCCCTGTTCGAGCTGACTGCGAAGGCGGTGTCGCTGGAGGAAGCCTTCATGGAACTGACCAGGGACGCGGTGGAGTACCACGGTTCCACGACCGGTGCCGACACCTTCGGGAGCACAACATGA